A single Entelurus aequoreus isolate RoL-2023_Sb linkage group LG11, RoL_Eaeq_v1.1, whole genome shotgun sequence DNA region contains:
- the si:dkeyp-84f3.9 gene encoding zinc finger protein 91 isoform X3: MTPDMGSKISFSRRSSEQYTVSELTPVTSRPRSSFHVPTDSNQETGGTMCSEESQDFKWDEETKVTNMSEPSTDPPPSYTLKSVEPADTIRQSDEPIVSAVGMEGESELTPASVCKSTCRQHVSVRKKPGRPKKKKPLLNEMEVKANVDGLVAGQDEDITHIAPEPTYNGDTVSNNLSDSLLDRTPGTYEISDGQPEDDVSLLEKPKRGRRRRRTFSEVSEVPIVNNLRSSRKRSSNREQAMDKNADVIADPKEMEVLLTPKRNRRRRRRSKLRIDQKVPAKVSNLACLSTDSHSMAVEDIVKQGVEDTEQFHPNKNSSHLSLCPVAKDTVKQVGRNCANVQVIPNGDGDNMSLQSVVRETVEHMDSEHPQAHSDGKDGPVFENPKRPPVDENGLQETESQSKLYNLETTSLPQVTGPGCNDIVASSADLPKTDIKLENTEVELDQLGPVSKSINSRTCLQNTKMTIGSQGPSHQKIIFRRKRGRKRRRRLSNVSLHVSNTKAETDTNADNNINVIYIPKGTKTLLKCGFCGRTYNFMSQLVIHQRIHTGERPFVCPECGKTFSKNSNLNLHLKTHMKNILTKECTSCRKTCSPDEYLIHMKMHAEALEHKDILKTENTNTDVIPGKTPKRALDPDKNESKVCLYCGKSFRFQSALVRHERTHTGEKPYKCDLCHKAFPLSYLLRGHEMTHWSVKQYNCTGCRKSFSHYGNAKNHTCRPPRSSKPSKRIAGESLLMYTCPICKAVMDSLPKLKNHMKDHIGTNLYLCLLCEKLFGELSEFNAHCGQCHGEKNVPGIAAREGMALVEYTEAKHKFLSEEKSDSNLKSNYEILKRPSSLLNPKICSSKSKKTFRSKVAPSRQLSCFVSKLNKLDNRSDPRKYLCPSCGRLFRHMGRLRAHMLTHDPQQSYACSCCGKTLENWTKLWRHQRIHRQRQGRFKCPLCSKGFRFVQSYKQHMSEHRDFRWIQSKSKRVFLPYNCDQCRCSFKTLDLLFGHQLCHFSADDMHKDCDFNLFLDHHCSQSNNPTTNHHVMTLCPEHEDPVSTVQEDNSLLPPQDKDLQQKYSPILTLNSFNQDHDLCLDKTAHCPKKRNITQDKASNCHRLEGKVTKKPNASLRTVDKPSTSQKESSQGLMCAMCGKEYTAVSDLYQHYLEHARGLV, from the coding sequence GAAACTGGTGGTACAATGTGTAGTGAGGAGAGTCAGGATTTCAAATGGGATGAGGAGACCAAAGTAACAAATATGAGTGAACCTTCAACTGATCCCCCTCCATCATACACTCTAAAATCTGTAGAACCTGCTGATACCATCCGGCAATCTGATGAACCAATCGTCTCAGCGGTAGGGATGGAAGGGGAGTCGGAATTGACGCCTGCAAGTGTGTGCAAGTCAACATGTAGACAACATGTAAGCGTTCGAAAGAAACCTGGCCGTCCTAAAAAGAAAAAACCCTTGTTGAATGAGATGGAAGTCAAAGCAAATGTTGACGGACTCGTGGCAGGTCAAGACGAAGATATCACCCATATAGCACCAGAGCCAACATACAATGGTGACACTGTGTCCAACAATTTAAGTGATTCACTTCTTGATAGGACTCCTGGAACATATGAAATATCGGATGGACAACCAGAAGATGATGTTTCATTGCTGGAGAAACCAAAAAGAGGCAGACGAAGGAGACGCACATTTTCAGAGGTTTCAGAGGTTCCAATTGTTAATAACCTTAGGAGTTCTAGAAAACGGAGTAGTAACAGGGAACAAGCAATGGATAAAAACGCCGATGTTATAGCTGACCCAAAGGAAATGGAGGTCTTGCTGACTCCAAAGagaaatagaagaagaagaagaagatcaaAGTTGCGAATCGATCAGAAAGTCCCTGCTAAAGTGTCCAATTTGGCCTGCTTATCCACTGACTCACACTCTATGGCTGTAGAAGACATAGTCAAGCAGGGAGTTGAGGACACAGAGCAGTTCCATCCAAATAAAAACTCAAGCCACCTGTCCCTTTGTCCTGTAGCGAAAGACACTGTTAAACAGGTGGGAAGAAATTGTGCAAATGTGCAGGTGATACCAAATGGAGATGGAGACAACATGTCCCTGCAGTCTGTAGTAAGAGAAACTGTTGAGCACATGGATAGCGAGCATCCTCAAGCTCATTCTGATGGCAAGGACGGTCCAGTATTTGAAAACCCAAAAAGACCGCCAGTGGATGAGAATGGTCTTCAAGAGACAGAGTCTCAGAGCAAACTCTACAATTTAGAGACCACCAGCCTTCCACAAGTGACAGGGCCAGGTTGCAATGACATTGTAGCATCTTCTGCAGATCTCCCTAAAACTGACATCAAACTTGAGAACACAGAAGTAGAGCTGGATCAATTGGGTCCTGTGTCAAAGTCTATAAATAGTCGTACATGTTTACAAAATACCAAAATGACGATTGGTTCGCAAGGGCCCAGCCATCAAAAAATCATTTTCAGGCGCAAAAGAGGCCGCAAGAGGAGACGGAGATTATCTAATGTTTCGCTACACGTATCCAACACTAAAGCAGAAACAGACACAAATGCGGACAACAACATAAATGTCATCTACATCCCTAAAGGGACAAAAACTCTGTTGAAATGTGGTTTCTGTGGTCGCACATATAATTTCATGTCTCAGTTAGTCATACATCAACGCATTCATACAGGAGAGAGACCCTTTGTATGCCCTGAATGTGGCAAAACTTTTAGCAAGAACTCCAACTTAAATCTGCATCTAAAGACACACATGAAGAATATCTTAACTAAGGAATGTACATCTTGCAGAAAGACTTGCTCCCCTGACGAATATCTAATCCACATGAAGATGCATGCTGAAGCGCTGGAACATAAAGATATTTTGAAAACGGAAAACACGAACACAGATGTCATTCCCGGTAAAACTCCTAAGAGAGCTTTGGACCCTGACAAGAATGAAAGCAAAGTGTGTCTATACTGTGGGAAATCCTTCAGGTTTCAGTCTGCCCTTGTAAGGCACGAGCGCACCCACACCGGAGAAAAGCCTTACAAATGTGATCTCTGTCACAAGGCCTTTCCCCTGAGCTATTTGCTCCGCGGACATGAGATGACCCATTGGTCGGTGAAGCAGTACAACTGCACAGGCTGTAGAAAGTCCTTCAGCCATTACGGCAACGCAAAAAACCATACATGTAGACCTCCTAGAAGCAGCAAGCCCAGCAAACGGATAGCAGGAGAGTCGTTGCTAATGTACACATGCCCCATTTGCAAAGCTGTTATGGACAGCCTGCCAAAGTTAAAAAATCACATGAAAGATCACATTGGGACAAACCTTTATCTTTGTTTGTTGTGTGAAAAGCTTTTTGGTGAGCTGTCTGAATTTAATGCCCATTGTGGTCAGTGCCATGGCGAGAAAAATGTCCCCGGTATTGCAGCGAGAGAGGGCATGGCATTAGTAGAGTACACCGAAGCGAAACATAAGTTTTTATCAGAGGAAAAATCGGACTCCAATCTCAAAAGCAATTATGAAATCCTCAAACGACCATCTTCCCTACTTAACCCCAAGATATGTTCCTCCAAGTCAAAAAAAACATTCCGGTCAAAAGTGGCACCATCTCGTCAGCTGTCATGTTTTGTGTCCAAGTTGAACAAACTGGACAACCGATCGGACCCCAGGAAGTATTTATGCCCTAGTTGTGGCCGACTTTTTAGGCACATGGGCAGGCTCCGAGCCCACATGCTCACTCACGATCCCCAGCAAAGTTACGCCTGCTCTTGTTGTGGCAAGACTCTTGAAAACTGGACCAAACTGTGGCGTCATCAGAGAATCCACCGTCAGCGACAAGGACGCTTCAAGTGTCCCTTGTGCTCCAAAGGATTCAGATTTGTCCAGTCGTACAAACAACACATGAGCGAGCACAGAGACTTCCGCTGGATTCAGTCAAAGTCTAAGAGAGTGTTTCTGCCTTATAATTGTGATCAGTGCAGATGTAGTTTTAAAACCCTCGATTTGCTGTTCGGTCACCAGCTTTGTCATTTCTCAGCAGACGACATGCACAAAGACTGTGACTTTAACCTGTTCTTAGATCATCATTGTTCACAATCTAATAACCCAACCACAAACCATCATGTAATGACACTGTGTCCTGAACATGAGGACCCTGTGTCAACAGTCCAGGAAGACAACTCTCTTTTGCCACCACAAGACAAAGACTTGCAACAAAAATACTCCCCTATACTGACTTTAAATTCATTTAATCAAGATCATGATCTTTGTTTGGATAAGACTGCCCATTGTCCAAAAAAACGGAATATCACACAAGACAAAGCATCAAATTGCCACAGACTTGAAGGCAAAGTAACAAAAAAGCCAAACGCATCGTTGAGAACTGTAGACAAACCTTCAACCTCCCAAAAAGAGTCTTCACAAGGCCTTATGTGTGCTATGTGTGGTAAGGAATATACAGCAGTTTCAGACCTTTATCAGCATTATTTGGAGCATGCCAGAGGTCTGGTGTAA
- the si:dkeyp-84f3.9 gene encoding zinc finger protein 91 isoform X4, with the protein MGSKISFSRRSSEQYTVSELTPVTSRPRSSFHVPTDSNQETGGTMCSEESQDFKWDEETKVTNMSEPSTDPPPSYTLKSVEPADTIRQSDEPIVSAVGMEGESELTPASVCKSTCRQHVSVRKKPGRPKKKKPLLNEMEVKANVDGLVAGQDEDITHIAPEPTYNGDTVSNNLSDSLLDRTPGTYEISDGQPEDDVSLLEKPKRGRRRRRTFSEVSEVPIVNNLRSSRKRSSNREQAMDKNADVIADPKEMEVLLTPKRNRRRRRRSKLRIDQKVPAKVSNLACLSTDSHSMAVEDIVKQGVEDTEQFHPNKNSSHLSLCPVAKDTVKQVGRNCANVQVIPNGDGDNMSLQSVVRETVEHMDSEHPQAHSDGKDGPVFENPKRPPVDENGLQETESQSKLYNLETTSLPQVTGPGCNDIVASSADLPKTDIKLENTEVELDQLGPVSKSINSRTCLQNTKMTIGSQGPSHQKIIFRRKRGRKRRRRLSNVSLHVSNTKAETDTNADNNINVIYIPKGTKTLLKCGFCGRTYNFMSQLVIHQRIHTGERPFVCPECGKTFSKNSNLNLHLKTHMKNILTKECTSCRKTCSPDEYLIHMKMHAEALEHKDILKTENTNTDVIPGKTPKRALDPDKNESKVCLYCGKSFRFQSALVRHERTHTGEKPYKCDLCHKAFPLSYLLRGHEMTHWSVKQYNCTGCRKSFSHYGNAKNHTCRPPRSSKPSKRIAGESLLMYTCPICKAVMDSLPKLKNHMKDHIGTNLYLCLLCEKLFGELSEFNAHCGQCHGEKNVPGIAAREGMALVEYTEAKHKFLSEEKSDSNLKSNYEILKRPSSLLNPKICSSKSKKTFRSKVAPSRQLSCFVSKLNKLDNRSDPRKYLCPSCGRLFRHMGRLRAHMLTHDPQQSYACSCCGKTLENWTKLWRHQRIHRQRQGRFKCPLCSKGFRFVQSYKQHMSEHRDFRWIQSKSKRVFLPYNCDQCRCSFKTLDLLFGHQLCHFSADDMHKDCDFNLFLDHHCSQSNNPTTNHHVMTLCPEHEDPVSTVQEDNSLLPPQDKDLQQKYSPILTLNSFNQDHDLCLDKTAHCPKKRNITQDKASNCHRLEGKVTKKPNASLRTVDKPSTSQKESSQGLMCAMCGKEYTAVSDLYQHYLEHARGLV; encoded by the coding sequence GAAACTGGTGGTACAATGTGTAGTGAGGAGAGTCAGGATTTCAAATGGGATGAGGAGACCAAAGTAACAAATATGAGTGAACCTTCAACTGATCCCCCTCCATCATACACTCTAAAATCTGTAGAACCTGCTGATACCATCCGGCAATCTGATGAACCAATCGTCTCAGCGGTAGGGATGGAAGGGGAGTCGGAATTGACGCCTGCAAGTGTGTGCAAGTCAACATGTAGACAACATGTAAGCGTTCGAAAGAAACCTGGCCGTCCTAAAAAGAAAAAACCCTTGTTGAATGAGATGGAAGTCAAAGCAAATGTTGACGGACTCGTGGCAGGTCAAGACGAAGATATCACCCATATAGCACCAGAGCCAACATACAATGGTGACACTGTGTCCAACAATTTAAGTGATTCACTTCTTGATAGGACTCCTGGAACATATGAAATATCGGATGGACAACCAGAAGATGATGTTTCATTGCTGGAGAAACCAAAAAGAGGCAGACGAAGGAGACGCACATTTTCAGAGGTTTCAGAGGTTCCAATTGTTAATAACCTTAGGAGTTCTAGAAAACGGAGTAGTAACAGGGAACAAGCAATGGATAAAAACGCCGATGTTATAGCTGACCCAAAGGAAATGGAGGTCTTGCTGACTCCAAAGagaaatagaagaagaagaagaagatcaaAGTTGCGAATCGATCAGAAAGTCCCTGCTAAAGTGTCCAATTTGGCCTGCTTATCCACTGACTCACACTCTATGGCTGTAGAAGACATAGTCAAGCAGGGAGTTGAGGACACAGAGCAGTTCCATCCAAATAAAAACTCAAGCCACCTGTCCCTTTGTCCTGTAGCGAAAGACACTGTTAAACAGGTGGGAAGAAATTGTGCAAATGTGCAGGTGATACCAAATGGAGATGGAGACAACATGTCCCTGCAGTCTGTAGTAAGAGAAACTGTTGAGCACATGGATAGCGAGCATCCTCAAGCTCATTCTGATGGCAAGGACGGTCCAGTATTTGAAAACCCAAAAAGACCGCCAGTGGATGAGAATGGTCTTCAAGAGACAGAGTCTCAGAGCAAACTCTACAATTTAGAGACCACCAGCCTTCCACAAGTGACAGGGCCAGGTTGCAATGACATTGTAGCATCTTCTGCAGATCTCCCTAAAACTGACATCAAACTTGAGAACACAGAAGTAGAGCTGGATCAATTGGGTCCTGTGTCAAAGTCTATAAATAGTCGTACATGTTTACAAAATACCAAAATGACGATTGGTTCGCAAGGGCCCAGCCATCAAAAAATCATTTTCAGGCGCAAAAGAGGCCGCAAGAGGAGACGGAGATTATCTAATGTTTCGCTACACGTATCCAACACTAAAGCAGAAACAGACACAAATGCGGACAACAACATAAATGTCATCTACATCCCTAAAGGGACAAAAACTCTGTTGAAATGTGGTTTCTGTGGTCGCACATATAATTTCATGTCTCAGTTAGTCATACATCAACGCATTCATACAGGAGAGAGACCCTTTGTATGCCCTGAATGTGGCAAAACTTTTAGCAAGAACTCCAACTTAAATCTGCATCTAAAGACACACATGAAGAATATCTTAACTAAGGAATGTACATCTTGCAGAAAGACTTGCTCCCCTGACGAATATCTAATCCACATGAAGATGCATGCTGAAGCGCTGGAACATAAAGATATTTTGAAAACGGAAAACACGAACACAGATGTCATTCCCGGTAAAACTCCTAAGAGAGCTTTGGACCCTGACAAGAATGAAAGCAAAGTGTGTCTATACTGTGGGAAATCCTTCAGGTTTCAGTCTGCCCTTGTAAGGCACGAGCGCACCCACACCGGAGAAAAGCCTTACAAATGTGATCTCTGTCACAAGGCCTTTCCCCTGAGCTATTTGCTCCGCGGACATGAGATGACCCATTGGTCGGTGAAGCAGTACAACTGCACAGGCTGTAGAAAGTCCTTCAGCCATTACGGCAACGCAAAAAACCATACATGTAGACCTCCTAGAAGCAGCAAGCCCAGCAAACGGATAGCAGGAGAGTCGTTGCTAATGTACACATGCCCCATTTGCAAAGCTGTTATGGACAGCCTGCCAAAGTTAAAAAATCACATGAAAGATCACATTGGGACAAACCTTTATCTTTGTTTGTTGTGTGAAAAGCTTTTTGGTGAGCTGTCTGAATTTAATGCCCATTGTGGTCAGTGCCATGGCGAGAAAAATGTCCCCGGTATTGCAGCGAGAGAGGGCATGGCATTAGTAGAGTACACCGAAGCGAAACATAAGTTTTTATCAGAGGAAAAATCGGACTCCAATCTCAAAAGCAATTATGAAATCCTCAAACGACCATCTTCCCTACTTAACCCCAAGATATGTTCCTCCAAGTCAAAAAAAACATTCCGGTCAAAAGTGGCACCATCTCGTCAGCTGTCATGTTTTGTGTCCAAGTTGAACAAACTGGACAACCGATCGGACCCCAGGAAGTATTTATGCCCTAGTTGTGGCCGACTTTTTAGGCACATGGGCAGGCTCCGAGCCCACATGCTCACTCACGATCCCCAGCAAAGTTACGCCTGCTCTTGTTGTGGCAAGACTCTTGAAAACTGGACCAAACTGTGGCGTCATCAGAGAATCCACCGTCAGCGACAAGGACGCTTCAAGTGTCCCTTGTGCTCCAAAGGATTCAGATTTGTCCAGTCGTACAAACAACACATGAGCGAGCACAGAGACTTCCGCTGGATTCAGTCAAAGTCTAAGAGAGTGTTTCTGCCTTATAATTGTGATCAGTGCAGATGTAGTTTTAAAACCCTCGATTTGCTGTTCGGTCACCAGCTTTGTCATTTCTCAGCAGACGACATGCACAAAGACTGTGACTTTAACCTGTTCTTAGATCATCATTGTTCACAATCTAATAACCCAACCACAAACCATCATGTAATGACACTGTGTCCTGAACATGAGGACCCTGTGTCAACAGTCCAGGAAGACAACTCTCTTTTGCCACCACAAGACAAAGACTTGCAACAAAAATACTCCCCTATACTGACTTTAAATTCATTTAATCAAGATCATGATCTTTGTTTGGATAAGACTGCCCATTGTCCAAAAAAACGGAATATCACACAAGACAAAGCATCAAATTGCCACAGACTTGAAGGCAAAGTAACAAAAAAGCCAAACGCATCGTTGAGAACTGTAGACAAACCTTCAACCTCCCAAAAAGAGTCTTCACAAGGCCTTATGTGTGCTATGTGTGGTAAGGAATATACAGCAGTTTCAGACCTTTATCAGCATTATTTGGAGCATGCCAGAGGTCTGGTGTAA
- the si:dkeyp-84f3.9 gene encoding zinc finger protein 91 isoform X1 — MQVVIGSLLWCFVPSYRFTHGFLKTPDMGSKISFSRRSSEQYTVSELTPVTSRPRSSFHVPTDSNQETGGTMCSEESQDFKWDEETKVTNMSEPSTDPPPSYTLKSVEPADTIRQSDEPIVSAVGMEGESELTPASVCKSTCRQHVSVRKKPGRPKKKKPLLNEMEVKANVDGLVAGQDEDITHIAPEPTYNGDTVSNNLSDSLLDRTPGTYEISDGQPEDDVSLLEKPKRGRRRRRTFSEVSEVPIVNNLRSSRKRSSNREQAMDKNADVIADPKEMEVLLTPKRNRRRRRRSKLRIDQKVPAKVSNLACLSTDSHSMAVEDIVKQGVEDTEQFHPNKNSSHLSLCPVAKDTVKQVGRNCANVQVIPNGDGDNMSLQSVVRETVEHMDSEHPQAHSDGKDGPVFENPKRPPVDENGLQETESQSKLYNLETTSLPQVTGPGCNDIVASSADLPKTDIKLENTEVELDQLGPVSKSINSRTCLQNTKMTIGSQGPSHQKIIFRRKRGRKRRRRLSNVSLHVSNTKAETDTNADNNINVIYIPKGTKTLLKCGFCGRTYNFMSQLVIHQRIHTGERPFVCPECGKTFSKNSNLNLHLKTHMKNILTKECTSCRKTCSPDEYLIHMKMHAEALEHKDILKTENTNTDVIPGKTPKRALDPDKNESKVCLYCGKSFRFQSALVRHERTHTGEKPYKCDLCHKAFPLSYLLRGHEMTHWSVKQYNCTGCRKSFSHYGNAKNHTCRPPRSSKPSKRIAGESLLMYTCPICKAVMDSLPKLKNHMKDHIGTNLYLCLLCEKLFGELSEFNAHCGQCHGEKNVPGIAAREGMALVEYTEAKHKFLSEEKSDSNLKSNYEILKRPSSLLNPKICSSKSKKTFRSKVAPSRQLSCFVSKLNKLDNRSDPRKYLCPSCGRLFRHMGRLRAHMLTHDPQQSYACSCCGKTLENWTKLWRHQRIHRQRQGRFKCPLCSKGFRFVQSYKQHMSEHRDFRWIQSKSKRVFLPYNCDQCRCSFKTLDLLFGHQLCHFSADDMHKDCDFNLFLDHHCSQSNNPTTNHHVMTLCPEHEDPVSTVQEDNSLLPPQDKDLQQKYSPILTLNSFNQDHDLCLDKTAHCPKKRNITQDKASNCHRLEGKVTKKPNASLRTVDKPSTSQKESSQGLMCAMCGKEYTAVSDLYQHYLEHARGLV; from the coding sequence GAAACTGGTGGTACAATGTGTAGTGAGGAGAGTCAGGATTTCAAATGGGATGAGGAGACCAAAGTAACAAATATGAGTGAACCTTCAACTGATCCCCCTCCATCATACACTCTAAAATCTGTAGAACCTGCTGATACCATCCGGCAATCTGATGAACCAATCGTCTCAGCGGTAGGGATGGAAGGGGAGTCGGAATTGACGCCTGCAAGTGTGTGCAAGTCAACATGTAGACAACATGTAAGCGTTCGAAAGAAACCTGGCCGTCCTAAAAAGAAAAAACCCTTGTTGAATGAGATGGAAGTCAAAGCAAATGTTGACGGACTCGTGGCAGGTCAAGACGAAGATATCACCCATATAGCACCAGAGCCAACATACAATGGTGACACTGTGTCCAACAATTTAAGTGATTCACTTCTTGATAGGACTCCTGGAACATATGAAATATCGGATGGACAACCAGAAGATGATGTTTCATTGCTGGAGAAACCAAAAAGAGGCAGACGAAGGAGACGCACATTTTCAGAGGTTTCAGAGGTTCCAATTGTTAATAACCTTAGGAGTTCTAGAAAACGGAGTAGTAACAGGGAACAAGCAATGGATAAAAACGCCGATGTTATAGCTGACCCAAAGGAAATGGAGGTCTTGCTGACTCCAAAGagaaatagaagaagaagaagaagatcaaAGTTGCGAATCGATCAGAAAGTCCCTGCTAAAGTGTCCAATTTGGCCTGCTTATCCACTGACTCACACTCTATGGCTGTAGAAGACATAGTCAAGCAGGGAGTTGAGGACACAGAGCAGTTCCATCCAAATAAAAACTCAAGCCACCTGTCCCTTTGTCCTGTAGCGAAAGACACTGTTAAACAGGTGGGAAGAAATTGTGCAAATGTGCAGGTGATACCAAATGGAGATGGAGACAACATGTCCCTGCAGTCTGTAGTAAGAGAAACTGTTGAGCACATGGATAGCGAGCATCCTCAAGCTCATTCTGATGGCAAGGACGGTCCAGTATTTGAAAACCCAAAAAGACCGCCAGTGGATGAGAATGGTCTTCAAGAGACAGAGTCTCAGAGCAAACTCTACAATTTAGAGACCACCAGCCTTCCACAAGTGACAGGGCCAGGTTGCAATGACATTGTAGCATCTTCTGCAGATCTCCCTAAAACTGACATCAAACTTGAGAACACAGAAGTAGAGCTGGATCAATTGGGTCCTGTGTCAAAGTCTATAAATAGTCGTACATGTTTACAAAATACCAAAATGACGATTGGTTCGCAAGGGCCCAGCCATCAAAAAATCATTTTCAGGCGCAAAAGAGGCCGCAAGAGGAGACGGAGATTATCTAATGTTTCGCTACACGTATCCAACACTAAAGCAGAAACAGACACAAATGCGGACAACAACATAAATGTCATCTACATCCCTAAAGGGACAAAAACTCTGTTGAAATGTGGTTTCTGTGGTCGCACATATAATTTCATGTCTCAGTTAGTCATACATCAACGCATTCATACAGGAGAGAGACCCTTTGTATGCCCTGAATGTGGCAAAACTTTTAGCAAGAACTCCAACTTAAATCTGCATCTAAAGACACACATGAAGAATATCTTAACTAAGGAATGTACATCTTGCAGAAAGACTTGCTCCCCTGACGAATATCTAATCCACATGAAGATGCATGCTGAAGCGCTGGAACATAAAGATATTTTGAAAACGGAAAACACGAACACAGATGTCATTCCCGGTAAAACTCCTAAGAGAGCTTTGGACCCTGACAAGAATGAAAGCAAAGTGTGTCTATACTGTGGGAAATCCTTCAGGTTTCAGTCTGCCCTTGTAAGGCACGAGCGCACCCACACCGGAGAAAAGCCTTACAAATGTGATCTCTGTCACAAGGCCTTTCCCCTGAGCTATTTGCTCCGCGGACATGAGATGACCCATTGGTCGGTGAAGCAGTACAACTGCACAGGCTGTAGAAAGTCCTTCAGCCATTACGGCAACGCAAAAAACCATACATGTAGACCTCCTAGAAGCAGCAAGCCCAGCAAACGGATAGCAGGAGAGTCGTTGCTAATGTACACATGCCCCATTTGCAAAGCTGTTATGGACAGCCTGCCAAAGTTAAAAAATCACATGAAAGATCACATTGGGACAAACCTTTATCTTTGTTTGTTGTGTGAAAAGCTTTTTGGTGAGCTGTCTGAATTTAATGCCCATTGTGGTCAGTGCCATGGCGAGAAAAATGTCCCCGGTATTGCAGCGAGAGAGGGCATGGCATTAGTAGAGTACACCGAAGCGAAACATAAGTTTTTATCAGAGGAAAAATCGGACTCCAATCTCAAAAGCAATTATGAAATCCTCAAACGACCATCTTCCCTACTTAACCCCAAGATATGTTCCTCCAAGTCAAAAAAAACATTCCGGTCAAAAGTGGCACCATCTCGTCAGCTGTCATGTTTTGTGTCCAAGTTGAACAAACTGGACAACCGATCGGACCCCAGGAAGTATTTATGCCCTAGTTGTGGCCGACTTTTTAGGCACATGGGCAGGCTCCGAGCCCACATGCTCACTCACGATCCCCAGCAAAGTTACGCCTGCTCTTGTTGTGGCAAGACTCTTGAAAACTGGACCAAACTGTGGCGTCATCAGAGAATCCACCGTCAGCGACAAGGACGCTTCAAGTGTCCCTTGTGCTCCAAAGGATTCAGATTTGTCCAGTCGTACAAACAACACATGAGCGAGCACAGAGACTTCCGCTGGATTCAGTCAAAGTCTAAGAGAGTGTTTCTGCCTTATAATTGTGATCAGTGCAGATGTAGTTTTAAAACCCTCGATTTGCTGTTCGGTCACCAGCTTTGTCATTTCTCAGCAGACGACATGCACAAAGACTGTGACTTTAACCTGTTCTTAGATCATCATTGTTCACAATCTAATAACCCAACCACAAACCATCATGTAATGACACTGTGTCCTGAACATGAGGACCCTGTGTCAACAGTCCAGGAAGACAACTCTCTTTTGCCACCACAAGACAAAGACTTGCAACAAAAATACTCCCCTATACTGACTTTAAATTCATTTAATCAAGATCATGATCTTTGTTTGGATAAGACTGCCCATTGTCCAAAAAAACGGAATATCACACAAGACAAAGCATCAAATTGCCACAGACTTGAAGGCAAAGTAACAAAAAAGCCAAACGCATCGTTGAGAACTGTAGACAAACCTTCAACCTCCCAAAAAGAGTCTTCACAAGGCCTTATGTGTGCTATGTGTGGTAAGGAATATACAGCAGTTTCAGACCTTTATCAGCATTATTTGGAGCATGCCAGAGGTCTGGTGTAA